TTGGCGTGTTTAATTTTATATCAAGCTCAAAACATCATTAGCTTAAGGTACGATGAGTGAGGTTGAGACATTGGCCTCTAAACCTACTCTCCTTTTTTACTTGGCTTAACCATGGTTAATTTCTGACTACATGCTGTTTTTTTGACAAGAATGATAGAATTATATCTATCCAAAACGCAAAATATCTGTTTACGCAATctacaagaaaaaaaaaaaccgacTGCAGAGATGATACCCTTAAGCAACAGAGAGGTGAAGTTGAGGTCTAACTTCCCGTGATATGCAGTGTTCACGTTATTTGCCAGGTCATCCCTGGGCGAATCAGAAAAGGGGATTGAGAGCAAAATAGGGGACCGACCGACCATCATTGAACttgtttgggatgggatggagggagggaggatgatgtgCTGCTATGTAACCGGATGTTTGAGGATCGTTCTGTTTTTCCAGGAAAAAGGCACCAAGACAAAAAAGAGGCAGCTCGGATGTGTGTATGTTGTTTCGAAACGAGACGggttgtgagagagagagcgggCGGGCGGGGGGAATTGTGGTgatcttttgctttttgggtGTTTGTGAAACGGGGTTGTTTTCAGGGGTTGGGACgagcgggagggggaaagaCGTGGGAGGCTGAGAAAATTTCATGCCGATTGACTGGCATGTGGTTGAGGGGCTGGATGGGTGGACTAGATACCGAGAGCTTTTGAACTGAGTCAACTGGTAAGCATCTTGGTTGTTCCAACAAATAAACGCGAGAAAGCAGTCAAAGATTCGAACCGTTTTGATGTCCGTTTCGAGGTGGTTGACGCAACGGAGGATGAGTAGCTGTTTACCGAGCCAGAGAAGGAGCAATGGAAGCGCACTCCACTGGCATCGGCAACTTCACCACTGTTTACACACCAGCCAGTGATGAGCTATTCGAAATGCCCGAAGTCTTCACAAAGCAATAATTCCAACATTGAGACGATACAGTATTCGCCAGTATTGAGGTTCTGCTCTCTTCAAATATTCGCTGCATCCTCTTTTCGGTTGTGCCAATACCACTGCCGACGCTACCCGCCCGCCCAAAACTCGACGTCATTCCCGCGGCCATAGCTCCCCATCTCACCCGCTAGAAACTTTcaccttctcaccaccactatcaccaccatcaccaccggccaagcccaaaccatcatcacaaccacaacaatgGCCCCCGGtctcacccccctccgcctcctcccccggctgGCCCAAAGAGCCTTCTACTCCACAGAAGCGCCCGGCCCCCTCCTCAGAATAACCGACATCCCGGCCCCCTCGACCGGCCACATCCGCATCCTCGAGCTCAACCGCCCCTCCGCCCGCAACGCCATCTCCCGCGCCCTGCTCGACTCCCTCCGCTCCGAGATCGAGGACGTCCACGAGCAATATGACCCCGCGACCGGCGAGGaactcccaacccctcaatgGAAAAAGAGATTCGGGGGCGtggcgggggaggacgagaaagGTCCCACGCGGGCGTTGGTGATTGCCAGTGCGGTTGATGCTAGTTTTTGCGCGGGGGCGGATCtaaaggagaggagggggtttaCGCAGGAGGAGTAAGTATTGCGatatgagggaggggatgggagggggggctaATATGGAAATAGGACTGCCGCTTTTTTGTTGAATCTCAGGAGTACCCTGACTTCGCTGTCGAATCTGCCTATTCCTACTATTTCGGCCATCTCGTCGCTGGCgcttgggggagggttggagtTGGCTTTGTCGACGCACTTCAGGGTCATGACGTCGAAtgctgtggttgggttgCCTGAGACGAGGTTGGGGATTATtcctggtgctggagggACTTACCGTCTTCCTGCTCTGATCGGTATCAACAGGGCGAGGGATTTAATCCTtactgggaggagggtttccGCTCCGGAGGCGTATTTCCTTGGGCTGGCGGATAGGTTGGTCGAGGTGCAGCCCGaaaaggagtgggagggtttgcaggagaaggagagggatgggaaggtgcTGGacttggcgaggaggactGCGTTGAGTGAGGCGGTGAGGTTGGCGACGGAGATTAGCGAGGGAGGGCCGATTGCGATCAGGGCGGGGTTGAAGGCGGTTGGGGAGCCgatggaggcggtggagaatGATATGTatttgagggtggtgaataCTGAGGATAAGTATGAGGCGTTGAGGGCgtttggggagaagaggaagcctGTGTTTAAGGGGAGGTAAATGTACTAGCTGATGAGTATATAATTTTGGCCGGCAAAGGAAGtagaggttgaggatgggaTAAAACCGTCATTACAAGGCCGACATGTGGTCTGGCCGGAACAGCCTgtgatgttgtggtgatTGGGTTTGACTTTTGGAACGGCCTCGTCCGGTTGTGGCATGACTAGCTATTTTCTCCACGATCGACCGTCATCGGTTGACTGGGTGTCTCAAAATCTATCTTGGATACTAAAGCTGCAATTGTTTGTTTCTGTTCCTCGACCACAGTCTTCCAATATATGTAACATTAGAGATCTAGACCCTTGAAATGGCCTCAAGCCCCATTGTCCAATCGCAGcctccccagcccaacacAAGCACATGCCATTAGAATTTCTCTTTACCTCTAGCCTGCAGCCAAACGGCAAGAGTGACACGGCAGATCGGGGCTGAAACTGCTCCCAagctcccccaccaaaacgTCATCTGGGAGCTCTTCCGTGGACCACCAACGAAAGTATGACATCATCACCTGCTTCCAACGCCTGCCTTTataacaaccaccaccatcacacagACATGTGTTCATCCTATTTCTTTTTCATTCAGTACTGCAAACACACAGACAAACCTCCATTTCTGTCAATTTACTCGGCCGAAAACTATCGCAACTACTACAAACACCTAAACAAAAGTCAAAATGTCTTTCCTCACCGAAGCCACAACCCGTCGCCTggccaccctctccacccagGCCATCCGCTCCACAACTGTCACCACTACCGCGCCCAGAGCCGCTTTTTCGAGCAGCGTTACGCTGCAGAAGACGGTTGCTGATACGACGAAGGATACGCTCAAGACGGTGGACAGGACCGTGAGCGATAAGTTGGTTGATGCCATTGATATTGGGTGTACGTCTCCCACCCATTTTCCCTCCCCCGTTCCCAACTGACATGTGGTTGCCCTACCCTAGCAACCGTCGCCTCCAAAGTAAAGGAAGTAGCCGAAGACGTCACCGGCCAAAAGAACACCGGCGCTGCTGCCGATCTCAAGGGGCAAGCCGCCGGTATGGCCAAGAATGTGAGCGGTCAAGCCCAGGGCAAGGCTAATGAGCTGGCGGGCAAGGCTCAGAAGATGGGGAGTCAGGCGCAGGGAAAGGCGCAGGAGTTGGGCGGACAGGCGCAGGGCAAGGCGAGTGAGGTTGCGGGCAAGGCCAAGGGGGCGGCTTATGAGGCTGAGGGGAAGGCTAGGGGGGCTGCGGGTGAGTTGTAATGAAGACGTGGTGATACCCGGTTGAGAAGGCAAGATGGGGGCGGATGTGTATGATGAGTAACgagtttttttcttttaaaagTTCTGAGCAAGGGCATGCATCAAATGGAAAGTGGGTTCATTCTTCACTTCGGTCAAACATATCGTGATAACTCCTCACGGCACCAGCCGTGTCACTTCAGGCACATATCAAGAACGGCAACATCGATGCAAAGCAAGTAAATATACCAGCATCTTAAACCCCTTAGTCAGGTAGAGCAGACAACAACCCAGGCAAAAGCccagatcatcatcatgcccaACCAAGGCAAAACACTCTGAACGAATGCGTCGTAATAGATGCCAGCGGACCAAAAAACCTCGAGACCCGAACCTTACTGCCCCTCGCCATCGTGTGGGAAGGATCTAGTAGGCCAGGCAAATCCGTCTTTAGCTTCTCGGCCAACAGTTGCTCTACCGCTCGGAATACAGAGCTGGATCAAGGATGGGTCTCGCCTTGTGCTCCACCAAGCCGTGCGGAATTTGGGTAGGGGTGGTAACTGAGAATAGAAACAGGGGAGGAGAAAcacaaagagagagaaaaaggaacaataaaaaaaaaaaaaagagggcAAACATTTCATTCTGTCTTGATGATCAAAATCGATGCTGCCTCGCTGATTGGGTATCCtacattcttcttcttccctctctctcagTACAATAAAATCGTTTCAAAGGTCCGTTATCAATATTTGGTTCCCTGGGCAAACGACACCCGACGCCGGGGTTCGCCCCGTCTCACTCCCTCCTCGAGAGACTGCTTCGCAGATCGCTTCGCTGACAGCAGAAACAAGGGGGACTCGTTGTCTGATTCTTCCGCGCATTGGGCCCTACACACACTTGTTAGATCAAACCATTGTGAACAGAGACAAAAAACATACCACTCCTtcgcccccatcctcctcatcgaaAAAGGCTTCTAACCCTCCTCGAAAAAGACCCTCTTCGTCGACCGctccctctcatcctccatctgctccagctccctgTCAATCTCCATAAtgtccatcatctcctcctcaatgTTCCTGTTGATCGCCTCTTGCTCGTCATCAGGCTGATCAGCCGCAAAGTTCAGATCGTTAATAAACCGGAGCCCAATCGCCTGGCTCGCACCCTGAGAAGGAACAGCCGGGGCTTCAACCGACGGGAACAAGCTATCGCCCCCTCTTGGTTGATCCTGGGAAAATAGCCCACCGGCTGCTGCGGGTCGACGGACAGACCGGAGCAAGGCCGCATTTTCAGATGCTGGTCGGTGGGCTATGCTGAGGTTGAAAGCGACGCTGTTGGGTTTCTCAGGCCTGGGATAGGCGAGAATGGCCTTGGCTGGCTCGAGATCTGTGCGGCCGCCAACCTTCTTACGAGCTCCTAGAAGACGGCTGGTGAAAGAGGGAGCATCCTCGCTTTCGTGAACAAACACTACGCGGCTCTCGCCTTGAATGAGCACCTCAACCGGGAGGCTAGCCTCGACCGGGGGGGTGCCGTTTTCGGACGCGGAAGAGTTGTTGGCAGTGACAGGCTTGGGGATGGCAGCGGCTCCTGTGCAGCGCTCTCCGAGGAGACCAGCACCAAGATCCGTCAGACGGGCCATGCGTGTGAGCTGGGTGCCACTCCAGAGGTTgccgccaccagcagctTTTCGCAGCTGCGAGTCCCAGAATTTGGCAACGTTTGGAACAACCGAGACAAGTGGGTCAGAGCCTCCAAGCCAGAGAAGCGCCGTTTCATCGCCTGTTGCTGTTCCCTTGGCGGGTGACAAGTGAGTGACGGTGATGCCTCCCCGTACACAAACGAGCTTCTCGGGGCCTCCATTGGCGGACGCAAGAGCTTCACGTCGTGTGTGAGGCGTCATGGGAACAAATTCGCGAGATGACCCAGTGGCGGCTGGTGACTTTTGGGTGGCGGGGTTTTTCAAGGGGCTGGTGCCCTCCAGGTGGCCTGTCACGCtaaagttggtgatggcagaACCGCGAAGGCCGGCGCTGGCTTTACTGAACAGACCACCCGAACTAGCACTGGTGGCCGTTGGGCTCGCGTCCTCAATATCCCAGATGCCCCATTGCCCATCTGCAAGCAAGGTCAAAACAGCGCGTCCGTGAGCGATCCACTCGGCAGCTACGATTGGTTTCCGGGAAGTCGACATGGTTGCGCTGCGGGTGAAGGGGGGATAGAGCGAGAGCAGCCACGAGCCCTGGATCGGGAAGGGACCTTCAGAGGCATCCTCGAGTGGAAGCGCCGGTGTCGAATAGTCGTAGAGACGCACGGCATGTGTCGAGGAGACGGTCAACAGCTGGGTGAGCTGGGTAGGATTAAAAGAGATGCTGGaaagtggtgatgggaggtATTCTGTTTGGAACGGCTCCAGCCGACTGATGACACCAGGCTTGGCATCCAGGGGCACGTTCCATAAGCGAAGAGTGCCACTTGCTTCTCGGGAGTGGGCTGCGACGATAACGCGAGAAGATTGTCTTGTCTGTGACTGTGTTGTCGTGGGCTCTACCGATCTGCTTCTCGATGCAGCCGTGGACTTGGCCAATGTCATGGCGACTCCTTCACATGGCCGGCTCTGGCCCCCCAACAGCGTCAATGTCTCTCCCCACACGCCCTTTCCTGCATTCGCTGCCAGCAGGCTTTCCCGTAGCTCAGGTCGCGCCTTGCTCTCGTTGGATGGTGGCGTCAGAGGCAAAGTAATCAGGTAGACCTCGCTCGTGGCGCAAGTCACAGCGAAGATGATCTTTTGTTTGAGAATGTCGGCACCATTCCAGGCTGCCTCGGCGGACGTGGTGTTTGGCATTGGCAGAACAGCAATTTTGAGGACTGCGGTGCCAAAGGCGAGATCCAATGTCTGTATGATTTCGGCGAGGGGGGGGGTCGCCGTCGAGGTCGGGCTGTCTTCGAACTCGGGCTTGTCGACAAAAGGAGGGGGaacatcttcttcgtcggaATCGATAATCATGATGGCATTGGAGGTAGAACCGTTATTCTTCTCTTTTGATTTGTTCTCGGTCTGGGGTTTGAGCCTTCGACCGCCGCGCCAAACGACGGTGACGCCATTCTCGTGGCCGTAGAGCAGGATTGTGGCTCCCTGAGGTGACTGGACTGGGTATGTCTTGACATGGTGTATTCTGCGACCTAGTGTATATCTGAGTGCCAGTAGTTAGCATGTAGATCAAAAGAAACATGGTGTGAGCTAGCAAGATGGGGAGTCACACGTGTATTGGGTGTTCTGCGGCGTGCGCCGAGTTCTGGGAGTTGATTGCATGTCGTCAAGCGACGAGAGTGGAAACGGGAGGTCGGGAGTCGATGACGGGTTGTGATTTTAGATAGAATCTTGAATGGGTATGCCTAGCTTGGTGAGATTCGGAGACTGATCGATCCTTTCGTCGTGGACCGTAGttgggttgtttgtttgtgttttgCTGAACTGCGATGTTAAGCTCTGGGATAAATTTCGCCGCGCTCCAATGGCTGCCGACGCGAAGGAGCTTGGACCACCTCGCGGCGCTGAGACCCCATGTAAAGCTCAGACCCCACTTTCAACCACACCCCTCTTCGCCCAAAGCCTCTCAACTAACTTTGAAGGCCTCAACTCACTAACACTCAGCCCGCCATGTATCAAATTCTACGCAGCTTTGCTCAAAGTTAACAGAACGATGGCCGTCTCCCCACGACCTAATCTCGAAGTGTGAAAAACTTACCGTGGTAGGCAAATTATAAAGAACCCAATCTAAAAAATGAAAACTTCTTCACGCTTCCCAGCACCACCTTGAACTCTCTGCAACAGCCTTGCAATGACGACAA
The sequence above is a segment of the Podospora pseudoanserina strain CBS 124.78 chromosome 5, whole genome shotgun sequence genome. Coding sequences within it:
- a CDS encoding hypothetical protein (EggNog:ENOG503NWFN; COG:I), encoding MAPGLTPLRLLPRLAQRAFYSTEAPGPLLRITDIPAPSTGHIRILELNRPSARNAISRALLDSLRSEIEDVHEQYDPATGEELPTPQWKKRFGGVAGEDEKGPTRALVIASAVDASFCAGADLKERRGFTQEETAAFLLNLRSTLTSLSNLPIPTISAISSLALGGGLELALSTHFRVMTSNAVVGLPETRLGIIPGAGGTYRLPALIGINRARDLILTGRRVSAPEAYFLGLADRLVEVQPEKEWEGLQEKERDGKVLDLARRTALSEAVRLATEISEGGPIAIRAGLKAVGEPMEAVENDMYLRVVNTEDKYEALRAFGEKRKPVFKGR
- a CDS encoding hypothetical protein (EggNog:ENOG503P6N0; COG:S), which codes for MSFLTEATTRRLATLSTQAIRSTTVTTTAPRAAFSSSVTLQKTVADTTKDTLKTVDRTVSDKLVDAIDIGSTVASKVKEVAEDVTGQKNTGAAADLKGQAAGMAKNVSGQAQGKANELAGKAQKMGSQAQGKAQELGGQAQGKASEVAGKAKGAAYEAEGKARGAAGEL
- the NUP37 gene encoding Nucleoporin Nup37 (EggNog:ENOG503NVHH) — translated: MQSTPRTRRTPQNTQYTYTLGRRIHHVKTYPVQSPQGATILLYGHENGVTVVWRGGRRLKPQTENKSKEKNNGSTSNAIMIIDSDEEDVPPPFVDKPEFEDSPTSTATPPLAEIIQTLDLAFGTAVLKIAVLPMPNTTSAEAAWNGADILKQKIIFAVTCATSEVYLITLPLTPPSNESKARPELRESLLAANAGKGVWGETLTLLGGQSRPCEGVAMTLAKSTAASRSRSVEPTTTQSQTRQSSRVIVAAHSREASGTLRLWNVPLDAKPGVISRLEPFQTEYLPSPLSSISFNPTQLTQLLTVSSTHAVRLYDYSTPALPLEDASEGPFPIQGSWLLSLYPPFTRSATMSTSRKPIVAAEWIAHGRAVLTLLADGQWGIWDIEDASPTATSASSGGLFSKASAGLRGSAITNFSVTGHLEGTSPLKNPATQKSPAATGSSREFVPMTPHTRREALASANGGPEKLVCVRGGITVTHLSPAKGTATGDETALLWLGGSDPLVSVVPNVAKFWDSQLRKAAGGGNLWSGTQLTRMARLTDLGAGLLGERCTGAAAIPKPVTANNSSASENGTPPVEASLPVEVLIQGESRVVFVHESEDAPSFTSRLLGARKKVGGRTDLEPAKAILAYPRPEKPNSVAFNLSIAHRPASENAALLRSVRRPAAAGGLFSQDQPRGGDSLFPSVEAPAVPSQGASQAIGLRFINDLNFAADQPDDEQEAINRNIEEEMMDIMEIDRELEQMEDERERSTKRVFFEEG